A genomic window from Aricia agestis chromosome 8, ilAriAges1.1, whole genome shotgun sequence includes:
- the LOC121729293 gene encoding uncharacterized protein LOC121729293 isoform X1: protein MDISTSSDDNCEAVDSVPIEFYTDSISPLNKCQTSKARRICIFDLCSKLKNNDKYDIGGTYTDDEPDLWFFFTTTRCLGSKNLLNLFVHHRKSGHFAIGILKSVKIVSCTMEDANKFGRGMLLWKSFVSPCPDMSHHVTTYCLPEIKNQALCIPISIETNPSSVMSKMTKKRTELNKSLSLALNQNKPDFVLESASRTKYSTHKLILAGHSPVLRELVKNTHNNTAFIDISDQDMKLLLEFLGTGNIKDVGKLNLLQVLELAVKFKLDRLLYILQTEMEKQLNIENAIDFAVLSEKYQMEKIQKTIFVFIRKNPSVMDTEGWNNLKDVNLTKKLFKEVHRVK from the exons ATGGATATTTCGACTTCATCAGACGATAACTGCGAAGCTGTGGACAGTGTACCTATAgag TTCTACACTGATTCAATATCTCCTCTTAACAAATGCCAGACAAGCAAAGCAAGAAGGATATGCATATTTGATTTGTGcagcaaattaaaaaacaatgatAAATATGACATTGGAGGAACATACACTGATGATGAACCCGATCTCTGGTTTTTTTTCACAACCACAAGGTGCCTGGGaagtaaaaaccttttaaacCTTTTTGTGCATCATAGAAAATCAGGCCACTTCGCCATTGGCATATTGAAAAGTGTCAAGATAGTTTCCTGCACTATGGAAGATGCAAACAAATTTGGCCGGGGAATGCTCCTATGGAAGAGTTTTGTTTCACCGTGTCCTGATATGAGTCATCACGTCACTACCTATTGCTTGCCTGAGATTAAAAACCAAGCGCTGTGCATACCTATTTCGATAGAAACAAATCCCAGTTCAGTAATGAGTAAAATGACAAAGAAGAGAACAGAACTGAACAAAAGCTTGTCTCTGgcattaaatcaaaataaaccAGACTTTGTTTTAGAATCTGCGAGTAGGACAAAGTACTCCACTCACAAACTGATTTTAGCTGGACACAGTCCCGTTCTAAGGGAGCTTGTCAAGAATACACACAACAATACAGCATTTATAGATATAAGTGATCAAGATATGAAACTACTTTTAGAATTTTTAGGAACAGGAAATATAAAAGATGTCGGGAAACTAAACCTACTGCAGGTGCTGGAGCTGGCAGTCAAGTTTAAGTTGGATAGACTTTTGTACATTCTACAAACAGAAATGGAGAaacaattaaacatagaaaacgCCATAGACTTTGCTGTACTGAGTGAAAAATATCAAATGGAAAAAATTCAGAAGactatttttgtgtttattagaAAAAATCCTAGTGTCATGGACACAGAAGGCTGGAATAACTTAAAAGATGTAAATCTTACAAAAAAGTTGTTCAAAGAAGTCCACAGAGTCAAATGA